The sequence AGGTTGGAGGTGCTGGCGAAGGTGTCGGGCACGGTCACCAGCCCGACCACCGTCAGCAGCGCCAGCGCCGCCACCAGCCCCAGATGCGGCACCTCCCCCAGCCGGGCCAGCGGGCCGGAAGGCCCGGCGGACCGGTGTCCGGACGCCTCGACCCGGCCGCGCTCATCGGCGGGCGCCTTCACCGCCTCCCCCGGAGGCTGCACGCTCTCCGCCGGACTCCGGACGGCCTCCACCGGACTCTGGGCAGCTTTCGCCGGGCTCGCGGGAGCCTGGCCTTGCGGGTCGCTCACAGCGCACTGCCTTCCATGATCATGTCCAGTACTCGATGTTCGTCCAGGTCACCGGCGTCGGCCTCGTGGATGACCGTGCCCTCCCGGATCACCAGCACCCGGTCGGCCAGGCCGAGCACCTCGGGCACCTCGCTGGAGACCAGCAGCACCCCGATCCCCTCGTCGGCCAGCTTGCGGATGACCGCGTACAGCTCCGCCCGCGCGCCGACGTCCACCCCGCGGGTCGGCTCGTCCAGCAGCAGCAGCTTGCGGCCGTTGAGCAGCCAGCGCGCCAGCACCGCCTTCTGCTGGTTGCCACCCGACAGCGTCTTGACCGGCCGGTCCGGATCGGGCGGGCGGATGTCCAGCGTCTCCACCAGAGCGCGCGCGTCCGCGGCCTCGCGGCGCCGGTCCAGCCAGCCGAACCGGGAGTAGCGGCCGAGGCTGGCCAGCGAGATGTTGCGCGCCACGCTCTGCTCCAGCAGCAGCGCCTGGGCCTTGCGCTCCTCCGGGGCCAGGCCCATGCCCAGCCTGACGGTCTCGGCCGTGCCGCCGCGCCGTACCCGCCGGCCCTCCAGCACGACGGTGCCCGAGAAGCGGCGCGCGCCGTAGACCGCCTCGATGATCTCCGAACGGCCCGAGCCGACCAGCCCGGCCAGCCCCACGATCTCCCCCGCCCGCACCGCGAAGGAGACGTCGGCGAACACGCCCGGGACGGTGAGCCCCTCGACCCGCAGCACCTCCTCCCCCGTCGCGGGCGCCTCAGGGCGCGGCGGGAAGACGTGCTCGACGTTGCGGCCGGTCATCAACGCCACGATCTGCCGCGTCGGGGTCTCCCGGGCCGGCAGTCCCACCGCCACCGTGCGGCCGTCCTTGAGCACCGTCACCCGGTCGCCGATCTCCCGGATCTCCTCCAGCCGATGGGAGATGTAGACCACCGCCACCCCCTGGGCGGTCAGCTCCCGGATGATCCGGAACAGGTTGTCCACCTCGTCATGGGCCAGCGCCGCCGACGGCTCGTCCATGATGATCAACCGGGTGTCGTGCGACAGCGCCCGCGCCATGCTGACCACCTGCCTGGCCGCCGGCGACAGCCGCCCCACCTGCGTCGTCGGCCGGATCTCCCCGTGCCCCAGCCGTTCCAGCAGCGCCCGGGTAGCCCGGTTGGCCTCCCCCTGACCGACGAACCCCAGCCGGGCCGGCTCATGACCGAGGAAGACGTTCTCGGCCACGCTCAACCCCTCCACCAGGTCCAGCTCCTGGTAGATCGTGGAGATACCCAGCCGGATCGCCGCGATCGGGCTGCTCAGCCGTACCGGCTCACCGCCCAGGGTGATGGTGCCCTCGT comes from Streptosporangium roseum DSM 43021 and encodes:
- a CDS encoding sugar ABC transporter ATP-binding protein, which translates into the protein MSENSPLLLMKGIVKQFPGVRALDGVDLEVLPGEVHCLLGQNGAGKSTLIKTLAGAHQPDEGTITLGGEPVRLSSPIAAIRLGISTIYQELDLVEGLSVAENVFLGHEPARLGFVGQGEANRATRALLERLGHGEIRPTTQVGRLSPAARQVVSMARALSHDTRLIIMDEPSAALAHDEVDNLFRIIRELTAQGVAVVYISHRLEEIREIGDRVTVLKDGRTVAVGLPARETPTRQIVALMTGRNVEHVFPPRPEAPATGEEVLRVEGLTVPGVFADVSFAVRAGEIVGLAGLVGSGRSEIIEAVYGARRFSGTVVLEGRRVRRGGTAETVRLGMGLAPEERKAQALLLEQSVARNISLASLGRYSRFGWLDRRREAADARALVETLDIRPPDPDRPVKTLSGGNQQKAVLARWLLNGRKLLLLDEPTRGVDVGARAELYAVIRKLADEGIGVLLVSSEVPEVLGLADRVLVIREGTVIHEADAGDLDEHRVLDMIMEGSAL